A single region of the Podospora pseudopauciseta strain CBS 411.78 chromosome 1, whole genome shotgun sequence genome encodes:
- a CDS encoding hypothetical protein (COG:S; EggNog:ENOG503NY7A), giving the protein MQRVSSFFPSWERPRQASISSTRTTASTPVTDAPASTPGALGKVFGWAGKIAVPAHRLSTSSAASKTPTRFDRETYWPTTLDKECDKAARILKSFCFDGFQFPEAQPIRTASPPTDPPSQSAQIYTTKKIPPRIIQNAVGIAIFSCMRSGLWMSGSGGAGLITARKADGTWSPPSGIILHTAELGFVIGVDIYDCVLVINSVQTLELFTRPRLMLGDDVSLAVGPLTAMEGPEPEIKWKEIGDTVLTYVKARGKHQAVALDGSLVTERTNENERFYSANVSVLDILAGNIPKTIPEMRPLFEVIKAAEGRTDFDKPLFEWLAQQPAPGDAVIEIPRMPPPTPSTLSFGIPDANDPDPFGVIGLEMAGIEIREAGSKLRPTSTQFEYHPSPTSPVFARFSRQSMETFVSRSNRGSCMSSRTQATAVTDAYTQTDVTSQAETSFSRANSDDGKDAMSDKLPTVVEPEEVDYTKVDTSFIERLRKRSSEVPPAQIAEFKEMEVIQEVKEEKLVEQARETQVVAEKETQTISRDANAPATSTGSLPEADDERDEDADDEDDEEDEEEPIICEVATAAAQPTRSSIRTSQVTQVIQAKGANVVTIAKRVPPPLPARSPARVSRGSNTEYGDVSSLRSPVRNSFLSISSRAEDVDTAGDVSIDEAISTSGQEQNLIKVDSRPNSPRHQKNSSSVSTAIAVQTNLEQRKSHESDQVPPVPQNIELPSSAEEESEREPRTPLTENEFLSATEHPQEETKAANGAKVLRIISPSGSTEGSSVALS; this is encoded by the exons ATGCAGCGTGTTTCGTCCTTTTTCCCCTCGTGGGAGCGGCCGAGGCAAGCCAGTATCAGCAGCACCAGGACGACGGCATCGACACCGGTGACGGATGCCCCGGCTTCAACACCGGGGGCTCTTGGGAAAGTTTTTGGATGGGCCGGAAAGATCGCCGTCCCTGCCCATCGTCTCAGCACATCGTCGGCAGCGAGCAAGACACCTACCCGTTTCGATCGCGAGACATACTGGCCGACAACGCTCGACAAGGAATGTGACAAGGCTGCTAGAATACTAAAGTCGTTCTGCT TCGATGGGTTTCAATTTCCAGAAGCGCAACCAATACGAACCGCATCACCACCTACCGATCCCCCATCGCAATCTGCACAGATATACACTACCAAAAAGATCCCGCCTCGAATAATACAGAATGCCGTTGGTATCGCCATCTTCTCCTGCATGCGATCCGGCCTCTGGATGTCGGGCTCCGGTGGCGCTGGTCTCATCACCGCTCGGAAAGCTGATGGAACATGGTCACCTCCATCTGGAATAATACTCCACACAGCCGAGCTCGGCTTTGTGATCGGTGTCGACATATACGACTGCGTTCTGGTCATCAACAGCGTCCAGACCCTGGAACTCTTCACCCGCCCAAGACTGATGCTGGGCGACGACGTCAGCCTTGCTGTGGGGCCGTTAACTGCCATGGAGGGCCCGGAACCGGAAATCAAGTGGAAGGAAATTGGTGATACTGTGTTGACGTATGTGAAGGCTAGGGGAAAGCATCAAGCAGTGGCACTTGACGGATCCTTGGTGACAGAACGGACGAACGAAAACGAAAGATTTTACAGCGCCAATGTTTCGGTTTTAGACATCCTTGCTGGCAACATCCCCAAGACTATCCCGGAAATGCGTCCTTTATTTGAGGTCAtcaaggctgccgagggtCGAACTGATTTTGACAAGCCCCTTTTTGAGTGGCTAGCGCAGCAACCGGCTCCCGGAGATGCGGTCATCGAGATTCCCAGAATGCCCCCGCCGACACCTTCGACCCTCTCCTTCGGCATTCCCGACGCCAATGACCCGGACCCTTTTGGCGTTATAGGCCTTGAAATGGCCGGTATCGAGATCCGCGAAGCTGGTTCCAAGTTGAGACCGACGAGCACACAGTTCGAATACCACCCCAGTCCGACAAGCCCTGTCTTTGCTCGGTTCAGCCGCCAGAGCATGGAGACGTTCGTTTCTAGGAGCAACCGAGGCAGCTGTATGTCGTCGAGGACACAGGCCACCGCCGTGACGGATGCCTACACCCAGACGGACGTGACGAGCCAGGCTGAAACCAGCTTTAGCCGCGCAAATAGCGATGACGGGAAAGACGCGATGTCCGACAAGCTGCCTACTGTTGTTGAACCTGAGGAAGTTGACTACACAAAAGTTGACACAAGCTTCATTGAAAGACTCCGGAAACGCTCCTCGGAGGTACCCCCAGCACAGATTGCAGAGTTCAAAGAGATGGAAGTAATtcaggaggtcaaggaggagaagctcgtAGAGCAGGCGAGGGAAACGCAGGTTgtggctgagaaggagacTCAAACAATTTCTAGGGATGCCAATGCCCCTGCAACTTCGACCGGATCTCTCCCAGAGGCGGATGACGAGCGCGACGAAGAtgccgacgacgaagatgacgaagaggatgaggaggagcctATCATCTGTGAGGTCGCTACCGCCGCTGCGCAGCCTACACGTTCGTCGATTCGCACTTCGCAAGTCACCCAGGTTATCCAAGCCAAAGGCGCCAATGTAGTAACCATCGCAAAACGAGTtccgcctcctcttcccgcCAGGAGTCCGGCTCGCGTGTCTCGCGGTAGCAACACTGAGTACGGTGACGTGTCGTCACTTCGAAGCCCCGTTCGCAACTCATTTCTCTCGATCTCGTCCCGCGCCGAGGATGTTGATACTGCTGGCGATGTTTCTATCGACGAAGCCATCTCAACCAGCGGTCAGGAGCAAAACTTGATCAAAGTCGACTCACGCCCCAACAGCCCTCGCCACCAAAAGAACTCGTCATCGGTCAGCACTGCCATTGCAGTCCAGACCAACTTGGAACAGAGAAAGAGTCATGAAAGCGACCAGGTCCCACCGGTACCGCAGAACATTGAACTGCCCTCGTCGGCGGAAGAGGAGAGTGAAAGAGAACCGCGGACCCCCCTTACGGAAAATGAGTTTCTCAGCGCCACTGAACATCCTCAGGAAGAGACCAAGGCGGCGAATGGCGCGAAAGTCCTAAGAATAATCTCGCCTTCTGGTAGCACAGAAGGAAGCTCGGTCGCTCTTTCTTGA